The DNA region ATCATGAATCAGGTAAACATCTTTTTCGCCTATGGTACGGCCTATAACCTCTGCATTATCAACTACTTCCATTCTAAAAAAACTTAATTACTGTTAAAAAATGTTTTAAAATTTGAAGCCGCAAAGGTAAGGTATTTTTGAATTGAAAATTCAATTTAAAACTAATTTATTTTCTGTTGTAGGGTAAAATTTAATTTGATTGCAGGTCATGCAAATCGTTTGTTCGCAAACTGATAAATAAAATTCACTGTTTCTTCGATCCCCAGTACCGAAGAATTGATGTACAGATGATATGAACTGGTAGCGCCCCAGATTTTATCGCTGTAATAATTATAATAACTAACCTTCTGCTTATCCGTTTTTTCAATTAAAGCTTTAAGCTGTATTTTCAGGAATCTTCTCGTTTTCGCATACCCGTTTAATTCTATCGTTCAAATTAGCGGTTATAAACAAATTTAAACAACGGGGATTATCTTTCAAAATATAATCTGCACAACGACCCACAAAAATACACGAATGCTGATCAGCCAAATCGCAGATCACATCGCTTTGTATCCTAAAAAGAGTTTCATTATTCAAATATAATAATTAGCATAAATATCACCCGAATAGCCTCCATAAACGTTGCCTACACCCCAAAAGAGACTATGTCCGGATTTTTCGTCAATTTTTTCAAAAAATTCTTTAACCACAACACTTTGCTGAGAGGCGATAAGGATTAGCTCTTTGTCATAAAAGGGAACCCCAAGCTGTTTTGCCAGCATCTCACCTATTTGCCGGCCGCCACTTTCTAACTTTCGACCGATGTTAATGAAGAATTTTTCGGCCATACTTATGAATTAATGTTTAACTACGGATTTACGATATACAACAAGTAACATATAAGTCACAACGATACCGGATAAAATATCAACAACCGGCAGACTGTACCAAACACCTTTCACACCAAAAAACTGAGACATAATGATAAGTCCGGGCAGTAAAAATATGAGTTGGCGTGATAAAGACATAAAAATAGATTTTTTGGCCATGCCAATTCTTTGAAAGAAATTAGCAGTCACCATCTGAATATTAATTACCGGACAAAACATAAAAAAAATTCTTAATCCATTCACAGCATATCCAGTTAATGTCTCGTCCTTGGTAAACAGAGCCACCACCTGACGAGGGATTAATTCGCCGAGTAAAAAGCCCAGCGTTATCACAAGGGTTGCCAGCAAAATGGGATATTTTAGAACCTTATTGACTCGTTCAATCTGGTTAGTACCATAATTAGAACCGGCAATAGGCCGCATTCCATGGTTCAGCCCCATAACGGCCATAGCAAAAAGAAAAACCACCCGGTTAATAATTTCATAAGTCCCGACATGCAAATCACTGCCGTATTTGATCAATTCCTGGTTTATAAAAATTACGATAACACACAAAAACGGCATTCATCAAAAAGCAGAAATGCCAATAGCCAAAGCATCGTTGACTATCTTACGTTTTAAATGGAAGGTCCCTTTTTGAAAATGAATTAAATTCGTTTTTTTAGCAAAAAAAGAATTTGTCTTGAGATCATGGCTGTTTGTGCAATTACCGTAGCCCAGGCCGTTCCTTTTATTCCCCATTTAAAATCGAATATAAATACAGGAACCAAAATAGCATTAATAATGACAGAACCAATCATCAAATACATTGATTTTTGCGGACTGCCGGATGCCCTTAATAACGAATTCAATCCCAAATACATGTGGGTAAAAACGTTACCCAACAGAATAAAAAACATATAATCGTGAGCAAAGGGAAGCGTATCATTACTTGCGCCAAAAAAACGCAAAATAGGGTCAAGAAAAAAAAGGACAAGAATAGAATATTCCACTCCATAACAGTATTCAGGATTAAACCGTTACCTAAAATATTGTTGGCGTTTGAATAATCTTTTTGACCTAAGCTTAAAGACATTAATGCAGCTGCACCCAATCCAACCATAGATCTAAAAGCAGCAGAAAGGTTCATTAATTGAAAGGAAATTGCCAATCCTGAGATAGCCAATGCGCCAACTCCATGACCAATGAAAATGCTATCAATGCTATACAGTGATGAAGCGGTCATTGCTATAATTGACGGAATAGTATATTGTAAAAGTAAATTCCATACATTATCTGTTCCCAATACCAATGCCGAATCTTTTTAATTCATACGAAAATAATTAATTTTTATTTTTAGTTATTTGACTTTAGAATATGATTACCCAGTAATTTCTTTATTTTCATCCAATAACCATTACCTGAAACCCTCTAATAATCAATTTGACGATTTATTTATCTAAAGTAAAAAAGAAAGTGATTATGATTTTTAAATACACTATAAAATGTATTTGAAAATACATGAATTAATTATCAATTACAAGTGAAGTAATTGAATAATACGATTAAAATAAAATTCTACAGGATATCATTCTCACCAATATACTATCAGAAAGAATCAATTGTGTGGCTCCTGATTAAAGAAAACCTAGCTCAAGTTTGGCTTCACCGGACATCCGGTCATATCCCAGGGCGGATCGAATACCAGGTTGATATTAACCCCTTTCACTCCTGCGATTCCGCCCACCTTGGCATTAACTTCCTCAACCAGGTTGTCGATCAGCGGGCAATTGGGAACAGTTAAAGTCATCTTGATATCAACCGTGCCTTCTTCATTCACATTCAACTCATAAATCAGGCCCATATCATATATGTTCACCGGAATTTCGAGTCTGTAAATTGTTATGAGAATATTTACGATTTCGCTTTCCGATGGTAAATAGTCTATCTTTTACATAGTCTTGTTTTTTAAAGAAACCTGCCGGCCTTATTCTCCTTTTTGCATCTTGGCATTGTATGCCATGGCATAAAGTTTCATCTGCTTTACCATGGCCAGCAACCCGTTCGAACATGTGGGCGACAGATTTTGCCTGAGACCTATCTTATCCATAAAATATAAATCACAATCCATAATTTCTTTGGGTATCCTGCCGGGAAATACCGTGATGAGCAATGCAATAATTCCTTTGGTAATGATCGCGTTGCTGTCAGCTGTAAAAATAATTTTCCCGACTTTTAGTTCAGCATTCAACCAGACTTTTGACTGGAAGCCCCGGATGGCATAGTCGTCCGGCTTCATTGAAAGGAATGAATTTCAGCTTTGCCTTTTTCCGCTGGCAAAACATTTGCCTGGGAACAAGTTTTGAATCGTGCTCCATGGCCGAAATAATAATCTCATCGCCTTCATGAATATATTTTTCACCACGTTTCCTTACACTTTTAAAAATATGATTTAAAACTCATAATGCAGGTAAATTAATTGTGCATTATTTATAGTACAGGAACATTAAAAGGACTTTATAAAATATGGGGAAAGTCAAAATTTATGCTTTTGGTTAGTATTTTACTTCTCCAATGCAAATAGATTTTATGCAAAAAAAGCAAGTAAAAAATTAAAGTATGTAGATTTTCTTACTTTTACACTTGTCGAAACAAGTTATTTTCAGACAATTGACTATCCTTATCCTTTCCAACTACAAATCAAATACCATAGTAACCAAGGAACGGGGAGGAATGATATAACCGCCGGCTTTTTCAGGAATATACATATTGGTTAAATCGCTGCTCTCATCAGTCCGGTATGCCGACAACTTTTTCACTTTATGGGCATAATCTTTAGGCAAGGTGACATGGACCTCTATTTTATCAAAGGATGAATTTACGTAAACAATCACCAGCTGAGACTTGTCGGGAGCCAAATAAGCTGATGCAACCAACGAATTTAAATCATCGGCACCCTGAAGCTCAACACGAGTATAACCTGGACGAATAAAAAAACTATAGTTTCCCAATGCCCAAAGCATCTTATTGGAACGAATATTCCCACCATTTTCAATTTTTCCGTCCTTGGGATATAGTGCAATCAAAGCATGATCACCATTGATTTCCATACCTTTCCAATATCCCCAGGCATGGGAATTTGCATATACAATATCGCCATAAACAAGTCTCCCCAAAAGAAGGGCAGGCTGTATTCCCGAGTAATTCCCATGTTCCCAATCCGGGGTAAAACCGTCCATCTGCTCTTTAATTCCGGGAAGCAAACACCATTCCGACTCATGAAAACTTACTCCGTATTTATCAGCTTCGGCTTTTAGTTTTTTGCGTATTTCTTTCAACACCTGATTGTTCAAATGAGTTCCATAATCATGACCAGAAATGATTTTTGGAACACTTTTCAAATTACCTATAAAGCAAGGGCTTTTTGGATTAAAGAATGTGGAAATCTGCAATTCTGGTTCATCTTCTTTACTGCATACCGTGTTTGAACCCGTTTTATCGTAAAGATTTGACAATGTGCATGTTTCTCCAACAAAAATCCGTACATTATCCAGACCTTTTTTTGCCAGTGATTTATCCAGTTCAACATACATTTTTTTCATTTCTGAACTTTTCCACTGGCTTCCCTCCTGACGTGAATCACCCCAAAATGTCTGAGGTTCGTTTATAGGACTGATATAGGCAATATTCCATGATTTTTTTGTGATAAAATATCGCGCAACATTGGCCATATAATCTGCATATTGGCCATAACAATCGGGTTTAATATTTGCAAACTTTCCGGAATAAGACCAACCTTTTCCATTTTTAGTATATTGAACCAGAGGAGAGTTGGAAAATAACAGGAAATTGTTGCATCCATAGTCTACAGCCTTTTGCATAAAATACTGTTGCCCAAGGCATTTATTCCAGTCGTAACTCTGACCATCCCGAGCCATAAATGACTCGGCTCTTCTTTGGTAAGGCACAATATCAGCACTATCCTGTTCGAGTGTTCCGGCTCCAAGGTTCACTCTCCACATTGACAATCCGATACCCTCCGGATTCCCTGTTTTATCTAATTTGGAACTAAACAACCATTGAGCTATCTGATCTTTCTGCAATTTATTCCAATATTTTCCGACGAAATTACCGCTCCAGGCATCTGAAGCAGTGAAATACTCAATCTTTTGGCAGGTAACCGACGGATTAATAATGATTTGCCGTGGCTGAGCATTTGTCAGTCCGGGAAGCAAAACTAATATGGCAAAGGAAATAAACGGAATAGCTCTTCTTAACTTATAAAAGCAAGTTTTTATACCCCATGTTTTAAAGTAATAATTTAGGTTCATACGTAAATAATTATTAATTCGGTCTTCATAATCAATTTCAAACTCTTTCAAATTTTATCTCCCAGTAAACAATAAAAATAATCACGAATGTAATTATTTGCCACGTCAACCCCAATGAGTCTTGAAATCCATCCAGACTTAAGTATCCTGTTTTCAAACCGTACTACAAAAATAAATCTATTGATTTTATATCCTTGCTGAATATTACTGTAAAACTCAGATAGGAGAAAAAAAACTAATTCAGCATAACAGGGAGATGAGCTTTCGTGCTATCTGTCGGGCATAAATAATTTCTTCCTCTCCGGATTCACCCAACCTGCCTGTGAAGCATAATCAACCAGGTAAATTTTCAAATCGGCCTGTTCAGCAGAATTGACAAAATAAATTTTTTTGTTCGGCATGTTATCAAAATCGATGTTATACCATAGGCCATCATTATTGATGTGTTTCATGCTGTCAACAAAACAGACATTCAGATCGGCCTTGGACGAAGATTCCGTAACAAAAACTTTGATATCGGCATCTTTTTCAATACCTGTATTGAAAATAATTACCTGAGAATATGCATCTGAAAATTTTCCCAAACAACAAATAACAAGTAAGATTAGTATCCTCTTCATGGTCTTTCTTTCTAATAATGAGAACAAAGCTAACTATATTTAACAAAAAATCAAAACTATTTGGATAAATTACAAATCCTTAATAACAGGTAATTATTTTAAACCTTTTCCAAAATTAAAACTCAAATTTATTTAGATCCGGTTAACTTGAAGTTATTTGGAGAATTATCAAGCCCATAAAAAAATCCGGATTCTAATTCACAAATCTGCTGGTGCTTATCAGATGTTCCAGATCACCGACGGGAATAATCATGGCTCACCTCTATACCCTAACCAATATCACTGGTCTGAAGTAATCAATGTCACTATTAACAAGCAAACAGATGGATTGGATAAACGTTAAAAAGATTGAAACCAGAATAAAAAGAAACCAGCCTTTAAATTCTAAAGAAAATGAAAACGTCAATCTTAACTTTAGCAATCAGCCTGACTACAATAGCCGGCTTTGCACAGACAAAAAGCTCTTCTGACGATATTTACGGGCTCAATCTTTACGAAACGGCCACTGGTTCGGGGCATGGATCAGACATGAACATGAATGTCAATGTTGAAAATAACAAGCGGTCTCTGGAATTCGGTGCAAAATTAAGTAATTCCACATACCACCTGTCCGGGGCAGAAGTCATTTATAAAGTATTTCTGACACCTGCATCCAACTATGCCAACGCAAGACATTCACATTCCACTTACTTAAGGCCTTATGTACATTACAATTTCATGTACAACAAACTCAATAAATTACCATTGACTGAAACTTCCACATCCACAAAGAAGTCTGCTTCAACGGTAGCAGATAACCAGGACAGCCGGATCACAACGATGGAACATTATGCAGGGATGGGTTTACAGTTAGTCATTTCAAAAAACTTACATTTTGATACCAGCATGGGGGCCGGCGTTTACCTGGGTTCTGTTTATAACCCCGGATCCAAACCGGAGACCATAGGGATACATAAAGATAATTACGGTTTTACGTTAGCAGCAAAAATAGGAATAGGCTATACATTTTAGGTTTTGGTTGGTTTATAGGTTAGTTTAAAATGGTCTGAATGGGGATTCAGGCCATTTTTCATGGATGCAGGTCAATAAAAGAAGACAGTTCACTACAGAATTTCTCTTCTTCCTGGAATATGCAATTATGCCCGCTATGCTCAAAAAAGACTATTTTTTTATCGTTTGAAGCAGTTCTGTCCATAATATCGTATGCCAACCCCACAGGACAAATAAAATCGTACCTGCCCCAAAAAAGGACGACCGGGATATGAATTTTATTCATCAAAGGTGAAAAATTTGCAGTGGCCAACTCCGAGTTCAATGATGAATTGGAAGAATAAAGATAATTTACGGCCATGGAGGTTAAGGGATAATCCTGGCTGATGGCATATTTTTCAACCTGGCCGAGAAGATCAAATTTATTAACCTCAGGAAAAAGGCTCTCTGCCTCTTCTCCATAACTTCCCAGCTGGTTGGATTCGTCAAGTGAAAAATTACCGTTATGGTTTTTACAATATTGAACGATTTCCGACCATTTCCCTACATTGCTGTTCAGCGCTATTTGCTGCTGCCCGGCATTCAGTAATTTATCATGCGTTAGGGTATCATTCAAAGGGTAATTGTGGCTGCCATCAACACATATCCAGGCCTTGACCATATCCTGGTTATCTCCTGTGGTCAGGAAAGCGGAAGTAACCAATCCCCCGAAGCTATGGCCAAGCAGGAATACTGAAATGTCTGCCCCGTACCGGTATTTTAAAAGTTGAATAACCTTCTTCAGATCATCAGCATATTGGCTCAGGTGCATCCTGCAGCCATTTGATCCGCCCTGGGAAGCGCCGGCATTCCGCTGGTCCCAGTATACACAGGCATATTTATTTTCGAGATGGCTGCTGATATAATCCGTATTAAACAATTCGGAATTGCTGCCCGGTCCGCCATGAACAAACAGTATGTAGTTTTTGGACAAGGTATTGCCCTGGACCATGATTTTCATCGAAGCGCCCTGGTTATCCAGGTAGAAAATATCATCGGCTTCAGTTGAAAATGAAATTTTTTCTTTCTGGCAACCTGTCAGAATCAAAATTAAAAATCCTATAAAAGGGAACCATTTCATTTTCCCATGTTTTTGTTTCGCATCAATCTGTTAACGAAAGCAGGATGATACATTATACCCATTTGTATCATAGGGCGAAGATAAATTGTACTGTTGTAAGGCAGCATACCAATAAACCGAAACTGCGTAAAAAATGAAACAGGCAGTTTTTTTTTGATGCTCAGGTCATAACCCAGCGAGGTGCCCAGGCTTAACAATAAATAATTATACCCTGCCCATTTTTCTTTGCTGACATTTCCCCGATCATCAACCTGATAAGTTGTTCCTTCCAGGAATGTCCGGCTATAGCCCAAACCAGGTAAGAATTCAGTAAAAAAGCCGTTGGCACGGGTTCTTCTCATGGTCCAGTTTGCACACAAATAAAGGTTATCATGGAAACCCGGATGATGATAAAAGCCAAGATTTAGGCCGGCAAATCTATCCTTAAAAATTGTTTTTACCCGGTTATTCTTAAATATTTTACGGATCTCAACCGCATGTACTGGATATTCAAGGGCCGCATCAAATCCGGGATATAGAATGGAACCTGTATAAGAAAGACGGTAATCAATCTTTTTCAGAGATACGGAGGACAATGTATCCTGGTTAAAAGCAGGAATTGAGGCAGAAAGTAAAAAGACCAATACGGCAATCTTACGCATGAGCAGAAAAAATTAGAAGGGTATTTACTGCTAAAAGCCGTTTTAAAGGGAATCTGAAAAGGCAGGAATTGATCAACAATTAAAATATTCCGGTACACACCAGAATATTTAATTGTTTAATCAAAAAACTGTTATCAACTAAGATGCAGTTATATTTATTTATGACATCTTCGCACAGAAATATTCCCTGTTTAAGCGGGCAATATTTGAAATAGAAATGCCTTTAGGACATTCAGCTTCGCATGCACCGGTATTGGAGCAATTACCAAACCCTAATTCATCCATTTTGGCAACCATAGCCTTAACTCTTTCCTTGGCCTCAACTTTTCCCTGGGGAAGTAAAGCAAATTGCGATACTTTGGCTGCAACGAAAAGCATAGCTGAACCATTTTTACAGGTAGCCACACAGGCACCGCAACCAATGCAGGCAGCAGCATCCATAGCCTTATCGGCCAATTCTTTTCTGATAGGAATTGCATTGGCATCCTGGGCGCTTCCGGCATTAAGGGAAATGTAACCGCCAGCCTGGATAATTTTATCGAAAGCAGAACGGTCTACCACCAAATCCTTAATGATAGGAAAAGCTTTTGAACGCCAGGGTTCGATAACGATGGTATCGCCATCCTTGAATTTCCTCATGTGTAACTGACAGGTTGTTGTCTGGGCATCAGGTCCATGAGGCTGACCATTGATATATAAACTGCACATACCGCAGATGCCTTCGCGACAGTCGTGGTCAAAACAAACAGGTTTTTCAATCTTATCAATCAACTGCTCATTCAAAATATCTAGCATTTCCAAAAAGGAACAATCGGAAGATATGTTTTTCACCTCGTAGGTAACAAACTTGCCTTTTGCTTTGGCATTGGCCTGACGCCATATTTTAAGAGTAAAATCCATAATTCAATTAATTATTGAATATTATAATTGAATAATTACGTATTCAATGTCGTTTTAAGATTTCTAAAATTAACTCTGGCAGTTCTTAATACTGCCAGGGTTTTATGTTTATTGGAACTTAAAATGTACGTTCCGCGATTATTTGTAGTTACGAACTTTAACCTCGGTGCTTTCATAAACCAGAGGTTCTTTGTTCAATTCGGGTTCCTGATCCTGGCCTTTGAAAGCCCATGCTGAAACATACATGTAATCCTTATCATCACGCAATGCTTCACCTTCAGGAGTCTGATATTCTTCACGGAAATGGCCGCCGCAGGATTCCTTTCTCTGAAGGGCATCTTTAGCAATCAATTCGCCCAATTCGAGGAAGTCAGCTACTCTGTCTGCTTTTTCCAGTTCAGGATTG from Bacteroidota bacterium includes:
- a CDS encoding glycoside hydrolase, whose protein sequence is MNLNYYFKTWGIKTCFYKLRRAIPFISFAILVLLPGLTNAQPRQIIINPSVTCQKIEYFTASDAWSGNFVGKYWNKLQKDQIAQWLFSSKLDKTGNPEGIGLSMWRVNLGAGTLEQDSADIVPYQRRAESFMARDGQSYDWNKCLGQQYFMQKAVDYGCNNFLLFSNSPLVQYTKNGKGWSYSGKFANIKPDCYGQYADYMANVARYFITKKSWNIAYISPINEPQTFWGDSRQEGSQWKSSEMKKMYVELDKSLAKKGLDNVRIFVGETCTLSNLYDKTGSNTVCSKEDEPELQISTFFNPKSPCFIGNLKSVPKIISGHDYGTHLNNQVLKEIRKKLKAEADKYGVSFHESEWCLLPGIKEQMDGFTPDWEHGNYSGIQPALLLGRLVYGDIVYANSHAWGYWKGMEINGDHALIALYPKDGKIENGGNIRSNKMLWALGNYSFFIRPGYTRVELQGADDLNSLVASAYLAPDKSQLVIVYVNSSFDKIEVHVTLPKDYAHKVKKLSAYRTDESSDLTNMYIPEKAGGYIIPPRSLVTMVFDL
- a CDS encoding DUF6150 family protein, with protein sequence MKRILILLVICCLGKFSDAYSQVIIFNTGIEKDADIKVFVTESSSKADLNVCFVDSMKHINNDGLWYNIDFDNMPNKKIYFVNSAEQADLKIYLVDYASQAGWVNPERKKLFMPDR
- a CDS encoding alpha/beta hydrolase, which encodes MKWFPFIGFLILILTGCQKEKISFSTEADDIFYLDNQGASMKIMVQGNTLSKNYILFVHGGPGSNSELFNTDYISSHLENKYACVYWDQRNAGASQGGSNGCRMHLSQYADDLKKVIQLLKYRYGADISVFLLGHSFGGLVTSAFLTTGDNQDMVKAWICVDGSHNYPLNDTLTHDKLLNAGQQQIALNSNVGKWSEIVQYCKNHNGNFSLDESNQLGSYGEEAESLFPEVNKFDLLGQVEKYAISQDYPLTSMAVNYLYSSNSSLNSELATANFSPLMNKIHIPVVLFWGRYDFICPVGLAYDIMDRTASNDKKIVFFEHSGHNCIFQEEEKFCSELSSFIDLHP
- a CDS encoding succinate dehydrogenase/fumarate reductase iron-sulfur subunit, whose product is MDFTLKIWRQANAKAKGKFVTYEVKNISSDCSFLEMLDILNEQLIDKIEKPVCFDHDCREGICGMCSLYINGQPHGPDAQTTTCQLHMRKFKDGDTIVIEPWRSKAFPIIKDLVVDRSAFDKIIQAGGYISLNAGSAQDANAIPIRKELADKAMDAAACIGCGACVATCKNGSAMLFVAAKVSQFALLPQGKVEAKERVKAMVAKMDELGFGNCSNTGACEAECPKGISISNIARLNREYFCAKMS